From Gadus macrocephalus chromosome 16, ASM3116895v1:
ttatgaCATAACAGACCATAGTAATAACATGTATGAATTTTGAAAATGGGTGGTTCCCTTTTAATATTTGCAATATAATATATCACCTTGAATTTGTCTCTACCGCGACACAAGGTCTTTACCGCAACACCTAAAGCTGCTGCGGTAAGGACACGTTGTGGTAATGACATTTTAGCTAATATTGCAGATTCATGGCAGCTAGCAAGGATTGCTATGTTAGCTTTGACTCTTAGCAACTAATATACATGAATTAAACAGTAATATTAACTTATGTTTTTAAATTTAGTTCAAAACACACAATTTCTACGCTGTATGGTAAGGACACACAATAAATACCTCCAAAGAAAGTATGATCTTTACcttgtttttgcttgaccttgagGGGCACCTAGTGTGGGTGGCCCAACCTGTCATCCAAGTGCTCACTTACCAACTGCCGTTTCCATAGAAACTAGATTTGTTTGGCTTACCAAAAACAAGTCCTCACCGCGACATTTGTCCAGTGTCGCGGTAAGGACTCAGAAGTGTGGGACAGACGCATTTAGACAAAAAAATCCAATAAATAATCGGTAaacaaatttcatttttttacatGGTGTAGAGAAGTAGAGTAATATGTTTATGAAACAATTGCATTTAAAATAATGTCATATTGTAATTGAATTACATCATTTTACGCATCTCAACCTTGAGACCACAGTGGTGGGACATGAACACAAGTGGTGTTTGGACCCATAAAATGCTTCATAAATTGTATTAAATCACATTATTTAGTAATGATTTTTTAGGTCAAGATGTGTTATAACACTGTGTTTATATTTATCAAGCTTTATATGATTAATCTTAACATGAATCCCAAATTTCACTACTGGGACTTAAAAGTGCCTGTAGTTGCAGAAACACccttctacttccaggcgcggagtgatatgcaaactttcacaaaatgatcgggcgtcatagcagttatgtatacgctcattatacaacagttgggaaccaatcagatcgctggatttaggtcccccgttgtataattaaacgcatccaatactaggaatgtccgctggttacgccactgaggctatagtaggctaacgaggctcttaaggtgcggccacaccagatgcgtatctcgcgtactttttacgcgagatacgcgcgtaaaatgttgcttgaccattttgtgtcaaaaatggtcacatacgcgcaatacgccacacaacccacacacaccgatagctgaagccaagcaaaatacacacacacattattcactgatcttaccaggaacgccaatatcctctgccacgtcgacccacgccctctctgttttgttcctgttcctgtacgacaccatcgtggtgtcgtacaggacaggacggccgcacacggcgacgatgagattttgatccacctccatttctgttcgtgtagtgtctgtaagtgttgatcagcagagaaatagtccgccaagacgttgaggttgcttagtaaccagagactctgtccatgcaagtgaacggagcgttccctcttcgtcataactatcaaaccaaacatccttcacattcaccgagcgaacattatgaaagtaaaatgcacatttctcgctagaaatgtttccataaaagcatttaatggcgtaactatgttactatttccacacagaataaagaaagatgtcggccgtatgcttctgtccaagctcactactctctgccagtgacgtcgggtcaagctcaacgctgattgggcaatacggctaatcgtcatgcgtatgagcgtaaaaagttaaattttttgaactcttgaaatgtacgcgatatacgcgcaatacgcgcgtatagccagtggtgtagtctattttattgtagtgggtatactgtgatgattccctcccatcctcgtacaaacccgtcccaccggtacgtgtacgtgtgtggcgcttatgggatgtcgcaccacactcaccaacgcaggggtctacaacccgctgatttaagagtataacgattatcaacaatcatggaaagctgagtaggtttatcagatttaataacagtatgaacaaatagaacacaaaaatgaaaagttgtcctttgtatagcaatagcacatgctaaacaaggacaaaatctactcaaaataatttaatgaactgtttacaaccatggctaaccagtgcatgagaaggagatgacaggagactaatgtttcacgctttcaattgctctaatttgagctcttactgttgttatctaacataccatacagtaattgaattgtgtaaaagtgtaaaattactgcaccttgaaaatgaccatgaattagctatactcatttgcatagtgattaacattatgaatttcaattgtgtataccaactgtatgttggctgatATTTAggtaactttttttccctccactctaaccgaggatgcctgtttttaaattccctagcctgacaccctgtctgaaaggctggccagggggttctcatctaaaagtaacaaggagatataaagtgggattaaacattgtcttctgttgactacttatgtggtttacacattaatatgggagtactggacacacacgcacgcacacacacacacgagaaggaGGGGCCGTTTCGCGCTTCGTAATAACAGAGACGGGGCAGAACGCGAGCCGAGCGTgcagggggaattttatgaatggtgaatgtaggagactTCCCtacttaaagtattttattgcagttatacccaaccggtatttgcgaaaaataaacacagaagtgaaagatctgtcacaagacgattgacacgtatccgtgcacatttttaagtgggcacacgcaaatcctggtgcgttcctagtgggtatacggcgtatacctgcgtatcacgtagactacaccactgcgtatagcgcgtaaatatacgcgcctcatacgcgcgtaaaatgttgcttatacgcgtattacgcataatacgcgtaatacgcgcgtataccaatggttccctatggaaaaaattgcgatttcatacgcgaagtacgcgagatacgcgtctggtgtggccgcacctttagcgtcctacgagtaccctggagcactcgttagctactcgtgactcgtgagcgtttttaagaggttcgttaccaaagatgctttcgggaaacggtgtgaaaactgtacgatgctcgtacgacccactctgcgatccacttaggctaaagatgctttcgggaaacggggcccaggtttgattcagagcatatgtttctatagcaactaacataccgtgatccttttggaacggaaaacctagggttaccgcaaaccctgggttaacttacccggttacgtgataaaaccggctttgtggaacaccccacaggtgtctgtagggctatatcaggagaactcctgatatagccatagtgcgtgcattaactttaatgcacgcactgcagccgaatcagaatacgagtattcccccagaccgtggtctaaacaatattattcacgagttataatcaacccctacacatcaatattaatgataaccctgtggaaattgcaataagtgagggatacaatttcgcacgttgagcacacagttgtgtgactcgtttatttagtaagagagaaacaggaaatcaaaacgtgctgcaagtaaacaaatcccgcatgggctctgacgtcatgagacgctcgtaatccttaaagggacagcgatcctgaaccaccaagacagtaaacgacaacacaattgaaagaacaacacataacaaaatactgtaggtgaattatgttacactcactacaacccattaaatacggtatgatttctagatgtcatggcaatatccgctcgcgacactggactagcgaggcatcgacgcggacgttcattcacatagccaaaaacaagagaagagatggctagataaaataaacatcaagacatacaactctaaaaagaacagatgaagcagctacccttttttccttcgcggtttgcctacagagcaacgcacctgcatttaatatatccgtgtattgtcacaatttctcagtatcaaaggtgaaagtagaaacgggtggccaaaagctgtcatgttgttagttatcacagacgattttaagtagaaacggggggccaaaagctgtcatttgttagttatcacagacaattttcaacaatgaatgatctgtacggagctccataagggacattagggagaacgctccgggacagaaccttagtttggaagtcgtgcttatagtgacacgacaaatagcttacttccaattgaaatacaaaatttagaaaataggcctacgtgtccctgatcacgtttcaatagattaaataacgtgagtgtcacgtattttcgtgagaccaggttcgagcgtgtgcatgggttgaattgcatgtgtctcacgccgaatgcatgagacatgagagccctgtacttacgtgacacaaaccagcaccgcaaacgttctctccagcttgagatgacgtctttctttataggttcatgggtctgatgcgccaatttcccatgctgatatctccggagattctcgggcatcttcaaCAATTTGGcaatagattgtctcattacacgctaaataatataattatagcctaattatatatatagcctatatatatatatgtaggcaatatatataattaggcaatatatatatatatatatatagcatttgtggttttggcataaacataactagggtgcactgtaggcctactatctgagaacaccctttctgaagcctctcgctctctctctctgtccctccctctctctcgttcactctctctctcgtaccgttttgtggagcacgttaattgtctgagaacactcccattcagaatgcattggtttacatttcgttctgtgtagcacgaaaactatcgtgctctggaacacgcttcaatagattaacgtttgtgcgcatgagcaggaaatcgcgtgataccgggttggtgtaAATTATGTTTGCGcacattatgtttgtgtgtgtgttatgtatgaatgtgattattatttttgtgcAAGATATGTGTGCATTGTTTGTGCACATTATGTTTGTatgttatgtgtgtgaatgtgtatgtgttgtttgtaatatgtgtgtgtacattgtttgcgttatgtgtgtacgtatgttaTATGAGTGTacgttatgtttgtgtgttatgtgagtTTGTAggttttgtgtgttatgtgtttgtgttatgagTGTGAACgttatgtgtttgtttaatgtgtgttaTATGCAGGGCCGCCGGACTGCGGGTTTAAGTTacacagttgtgggggggcccaaggcagaggggtaAAAgtctaaaaagaaaataaataaataaaagtctgtaGAATTTTCTACCATCCCCTAGCGGTAGGAGCcgcccacccccgccccccgtcaacaattgcttcCCCCCCTCAGCAATTCTGACGGGGCGGggtgtataggcctacagagcacagaatttggtgctacggccctggtaatatgactgtgtgtgtgttataagtGAGTCGTGGTTAAGGAGAAAGTTGTCCTTTATTGACCTGAAAAGTAACAGAACATGTGAGCGTCTGCAGCCAATCAGGATAGAGATGCATGAAGATAAAGGATTCATGTTAAGATCTGACGACAACCCGACCTCCTCTGTCTCATTAATGTTTTGGTTCACTTTATTCACCCAATGCTGTAATatcaatgaaaataaataaaaacgtgaACAAGAATTGaaacattataataattatttcatTTTGGCAGGAGTGACAATGTAGACACAACATGCATACGTCTGAACGGATCAGGAAGCCTGACACTCAGGGAATACAGGGTCTGGAGAGCTGAAACACACATTTAATCAAATGAGATTGTCTCAGACAACGGATCCTGTAAAGGGTACTTTACAAACTCACTAGAAAAGACTATCTATAGTCGAAACACAAGCTAACAAAATACTAGCATAGTTTACCGTCAGCTGGTTTGGGACTCAAGGAATATATAGTCGATGATTAAACATGAATAAAGTTATATAATTGGTTGTAATGAGGAAGCCCCTCCTTCATGGAGCTAGCAAAATGGGTAGTCTAGCTCACTAGGCTAGTTAATGGGATACTTCACCAATTCATAACCGGAGTTCAATCATTcaaaaatcgctattgtaatataaaaaaaagttttttttccccttgtcTAACCCATTCGTTTGACCTCATCTCGGGAgaactttgcttgcctgctagaagggccgaggactacaaaccACTGGCAAATTTGTGAGCACCAATAAGGAATGcgggggggcgggagctcgcgtacgagatgtaaacacaatatccgccatgtttcttcaccgcttagctagagaacaaatttgcaatgtgaaacaaccaaagtggattttgaaaatctattgTTGGATTTGGACATTCAGGGCTATTAGTACAAGCCAGGATACAGCCAGGAAGAATTGACACAAATAGAGAAggaggctgctgcggctgcagctgaacaagccTTGCCTGTTGCCGAGGACGAGGAGCCGGAGCGCTCTGGTATGCTCTGTTCGCCTATAGATACTAACACAGAGTCCCTGTGCTGCAGCGAATTTCAGCGATGCCAGTTTCTTCTagaataaatggctgaaacTGGCGGGGACGGGGCCATGTGTGTAACCTCTCCCCCAGGCTTTAGCCTCCTCTGAACAGTTGGGTATTAGATACATATTTCCGGACCCAGAAAGAGTACTGGAAACGCCAACCAATGCCCGCCGGGAGCAACAGACGTCTGAGCATAGAgtaagtgttgttttttttacttacacATTTGCTACAACAGTTTGAGGCCTGGGGAACATGACGTAGCTATCCAAAAGTAGCCGATCTTATTGGCAGAGCATAGGCTACGTTACGTTAGCTTGAAGTCTGTGTAATGCTGTATAGGCTACTCAAGGCATAATTGatcttgctttgctaatgttggtctctttctttcttagaaagtatcggcttcctgtgttgtccaggccatcaCAGCTAATTACCCAAcacaagatgggcagtaccgtGGCTATCAGGAGACAAtagatgctcaagatgagctgtgactattttgactctagcaaacacatgtttattttctgtaaatagttcatatattttcatgaataaaagttcaaattcatgttggttgttgtgatttgtttaccaACCCTGTTAAACAAATCacaagtgctgttatactaaagtacgcctactgtataagataaatacttatttcaactggggagaaaaggttgagtacaaatacttgatatgctgagctactgtaattagcaaatgtttttatgctgtacagtaatatacaaatgatgcgTTTGAAAAAACAGGGGCAGAAGTCTAAACTAGAACGTATCATCACAGGGAAATGTTTACACAAAGTTCACTCGCACTACCACTCGCGCTAGGACcatgggtccttccccctccaaacgttaacaggcgggcggtgcagcgagcgcaatgcactttGGTAGTTGGAGGAGttcttacttttgagccagagagacactttttgccttttctcaggctagAATTAAtggatttaattttttttgcacatttataatCCATATAATTATTTAGTTCATATAACCTTCATATcaccaccggtgaagtatccctttaactaACTAACTTACTAGGATAGCTGGCTAGGCTACCTCGCAGATCAATGGATCAACTCTCAGAACACAGATTCACTGCCCGTCAACGGCCGTACTACACTTCCCATAAACATAAAGGAATTCAAAAACAACAATAGcttttaggtattaaataatctaatataaaaacacacaatttgAACTTTAAATGGCAAGGCCCCCTCCGacggtgcccccccccacctcacactGGTCTGAACTGGCTGCTACGGTAACGATACCTCTTCCTGGCTCATGCTGCTCGGAGCACAAAGCCTCCGTCCGTCGTCCACTCCATTATATTTTAATGCTAAGCTGCTAAACCTGGGAAAGCTGGGTGGGTGTTCTAGTATGATCAGGGTATTATATATGAGGACTGGGGGGTAAACACGCAGTGGAAGGACAACaaggggacagacagggagatgGAAGCGGGTCAGCTCGGTCCTCAAGTCCTGGTCTGGGGGGTCAGGACCTCTGGGTCAGCTCGGACCTCAAGTCCTGGTCTGGGGGGTCAGGACCTCTGGGTCAGCTCGGACCTCAAGTCCTGATCTGGGGGGTCAGGACCTCTGGGTCAGCTCGGACCTCAAGTCCTGGTCTGGGGGGTCAGGACCTCTGGGTCAGCTCGGACCTCAAGTCCTGGTCCGGGGGGTCAGGGCCTCCTCGATCTGCTCGGTCCTTAGTCCTTGTCCGGGGGGCTCCGGACCTCGTGGTGGGCCGGTCTGAGTCCTGGTCCAGGGGTCCATACTGCCTATGGGCCAGTCTGAGTCCTGGTCCGGGGGGTCAGGACCTCCTGGTGGGCCGATCTGAGTCCTGGTCCAGGGGTCCAGACCGCCTGTGGGCCAGTCTGAGTCCTGGTCCGGGGCCCCTACCACTCCCCGGTCAGCTTGGTGTTCTGGTCCCGtttgggcggggctgggggcggcCCGCGGCGCAGCGTTGCATAGCCTGAGATGTGGGCGTGTTTGGCGGACTGGGAGCGGGTGTGGTGGCGGGAGAGGGTCTGGCTGTGGCCCGCCCTCTTCTGGCTCTGCAGCAGctccggagggggggggggcagcagggccaGATCGTCCACCGTGCCCATGGGCTCGGTCTTGGAGGGCACGGGGAGGAGGCCGGCGGCAGCCAGGACGCCGTGCCGGGACACCGACTTCCTCTTCAGTGTGCGGTTGAGGTCCTCCAGGAAGTGGGGCTGCAGTGCCAGGCCGGGTGGCGCCGCCGCcttgggggaggtggggggcacAGGGGAAGGGcagtaggaggagagggaggggggcggggtctgggagagagggggaggcgagAGGGGCGTGCCGCTGCTCCTCCTACTGGGCGCGGCGCCCGCCCCCTTCTTCAGAGAGCCACCCTGTTTCCATGACGATgcagggctggaggaggagggctgctgGGGCTGGGGGTTGACCACGGCCACGCGGGAGAGTGGGGAAGCAAACTCCGCtctgtgaagaggaggaggaggaaacagcTCCGAGtcgctgggaggaggagggaagtcgtcgggggaggagtggaggtgctgcggaggaggagatgggggggagggctggCGGTGCTGTCCTGTCTGCAGCCCCTGCAGCACCAGGGGCAGCGTGGCCAGGTTCAGCTTGCCCGGCttgggaggagtggaggaggaggggcaggatgAGGAGTCTTTGGAAGGAGAGCCGGcgccagaggaggagggggggggcgtctgGGCAAACAGGCTGACCAGACTGTCCACCTTCTTGGGCCGCTCCTCCTGGGAGTCGACCCGCACGGTGGAGGCCCTCTGGAGGGCAGGGGGCCGGGGTTTGGAGGAGCAGCCCCCCACtcccagggggggaggggggaagtcGCTCtccgaggggggaggggggaactcTGGGGAGTGGAGCGCCAcgctgcccccccgcccccaccgggGCTTGGCTTTAACAGCCGGGGGGGATAGAGgggcggagcaggaggaggaggggggggagttccCTGGGAACTGGTTCACTATCTGTTTGACCAAGGAGGAGGTCGCCGCGGCAACCAGTGAGAgtgaggacgaagaggagggggatgaagcgggagtggagagggggagTTGCCGGGAGGAGAGGCTGTGCTGcttggggagggtgggggggggctggctggggGAGTGACCTGCAGAGAAGCTCTGCTGCTTCCTCATTGGTCCATGGCTGTGTGATGGGGGagtcggggagaggggggagagcgggGAGAGCGGGGAGATGGCgagggggagtgaggagggGCCAGAGGGCTTGCGGGCTGTCTGTGGCGGGAAGCCTCCGCTGAAGCTcttgggaggagcaggggggaggaactggagggaggcagggggagagagctggggagggggagggggagggggagggggaggagagtccTCCTGGTGGGAGCTGAAGTCGTACTCCATGTGGGGGAACTTGTGGGAGAGGAACTCCTGCAGGCCGGCGTtgcagagagaggagtgggggggggatgggggcgagggaggggaggggggaggggggaggagctcctcctcctcctctggcggggggggaggaggagcgaaTCCCAGCGTCAGGGCGGAGAAGACGGGGGCAGGAAGGGTTtgggacgggggagggggggtgcagtaggcagcaggGAGGGTGTTGTACCCGGGGCGGTCGGGCAGAGCGGGGgccatgggggggaggggaccgGCGGACTGGgcccgggggagggggtgggccaGGGTGCTGTACTTCAACTGCATCCCGGGGGCCGCcatgggggaggagccgggcagggggggggacgggggacacTCCTCGGAGGGGGAGGTGCTGCCCGTGTAGCTGTttcgagagggggggggttgagagggGGGGTACTGCGGCATGCTGGGTATCTGGACTGGGATTGGTCGACTGATTGGGTCAATCCTCAGCatctagagagaaagagagagagagaaagagaaagagaaagagagagagagagagagagagagagagagagagagagagagagagagagagagtttagtaTCCACCAGTGGATCCTAAACCTCAGACAGTCTGTACCCAGTTATTCACCAGATACAGGTCCGCCTCAGACGGTCGGTACCCAGTGTTCAATTTAATCATATTCAATTGATAACGGCCGTTTAAGTGAAGTCAGGAAAGATGTAACGATGGTTTCTGGTGTGGTCCTTTAAAGCATCACATAATTAAACATAATGCTATAAAACGTTTTACATATATCAGCACTGTGTTAGAGCAAtggatacattattattatgaactatATAAAAAGTCAAGAGCCTGTTCAAAACGGGTCTGTTTGGAATCGGCTGACTGCTTGGCCTGCGGTGTGTTTGGTAAACCGCTCATCAACCTCCCACTGGACCCGACCTGCCAGGAACCTCCCACCGGACCCGCCCTCCCACTGGACCCGCCCTGCCAGGAACCTCCCACCGGACCCGCCCTCCCACTGGACCCGCCCTGCCAGGGTCCTCCCACTGGACCCGCCCTCCCACTGGACCCACCCTCCCAGGGTTCTCCCACTGGACCCGCCCTCCCACTGGACCCGCCCTCCCAGGGTCCTCCCACTGGACCCGCCCTCCCACTGGACCCGCCCTCCCACTGGACCCACCCTCCCAGGGTCCTCCCACTGGACCCGCCCTCCCACTGGACCCGCCCTCCCACTGGACCCACCCTCCCAGGGTCCTCCCACTGGACCCGCCCTCCCACTGGACCCGCCCTCCCAGGGTCCTCCCACTGGACCCGCCCTCCCACTGGACCCGCCCTGTCAGGGTCCTCCCCCCGCCCAGGGGTCAGTCCATCGGGTGATTAGGGGGGTCAAGAAAAGGAAGGATAGACGGACATAGAGACTTTGATACTATAGTTTGATTATTATTaaagggacatattataccaccaggtgtgagtgtgattagccattacaagccgttttgaaaatgtgcagcttctgacatcacaggtgggcctGTCCACCTACggtagatgtgtgctggataaaTCAGTCTGaaagcctacccagtggacggtagcaaacgttgctcatctatccgtcatacatcgaGATGGACaagcccacctgtgatgtcagaagctgcataTTTTCAAAACgacttgtaatggctaatcacactcacacctggtggtataatatgtcccctttaaagtcaCACCCCAActatatgtggtgtgtgtgtgtgtaagtgcatgtatgaggtgtgtgtgtgtgtgtgtgtgtgtgtgtgtgtgtgtgtgtgtgtgtgtgtgtgtgtgtgtgtgtgtgtgtgtgtagtctgtgtggtgtgtgtccggtggtgtgtgtgtgtggtgtgtgcgtggggtgtctgtgtggtgtggtgtgtgtgtgtgtgtgtgtgcgtctgtgtgtgtggttgtgtgtgtaggtggtgtgtgtgtgggtttgtccgtacctctcctctcctccaggcatCAGAGAAGATTGAGCTGACCACACTCTGAGAGCGGGCATggcatgatgatgtcatctctgAGACGCCActgtctgattggctggagtggTTTGACTGAGACTCTGGAGGAGACAGACAtatgacctttaaccccaaacagacggacagatagacagggagctagagagacagagagacagggagctagacagacagacagacagacagacaaacagggagctagagagaccgacagacagagagagagacagacaagcagggagctcgagatacagacagacaaacagggagctagagataaagacagacaaacagggagctagagatacagacagacaaacagggagctagagagacagacagacagggcgctagagagagtgagacagaaagaaagacagacagagagctggAAAGACAGGCAGGTACCTGGCATGCTTGAGTTGCTGGATCCTGATTGGATGGAGGAAGAAGACAGTGAGGACCAATCATATGCTGCGTCTGATCTTCTAGTGACCTCTTGGAAATTCAGGTACAGCTGCTTCCCGTACTGAGATCAAACACAGATGATATTATCCAACTATTATTACAGAGTATTTACAACTCACAGATTAAcagataatatatatacaactaTCATTACAGAGTATACAAAAACTCATAAACTAACAGATAATATAATACGACTATTTTGACAGAGTATTGACAACCCACAGATTAACAGATAATATAA
This genomic window contains:
- the raph1a gene encoding ras-associated and pleckstrin homology domains-containing protein 1a isoform X2 — encoded protein: MCVCERYLGGLLHAGTSVQPINNPGITPPIRRPAAMEQVSDEEVEHAGEEADSDEEDQDLDQMFGAWLGELEKLTKSLDDGRPDRPGQQKAPLRQESNMANLSYRFSVYNINEALNQREGVDLDSLMADLCSIEQELTTDSSKTSRLGLTDPRVRQKPPTGRSARADPAGDGGGSGGSSARVSPAGTVRGPNPTHWSPPLASNFSLEDITAQLEKASLSMEEAAQQSSPHSSTSWSAPMRGQASSQHHHRRTGSVGTVSEHEARLVAHSSRSSVASASGASVNSASSMDSLDRVLRFAPSDANHSLATPPPEGTNQGPASTEEEQAAKTKADNIRVALEKIKEAQVKKLVIRVHLSDESSKTMMVDERQTVRQVLDNLLDKSHCGFSPDWSLVETIHELQMERVLEDHENLVENLLNWTRDGQNRLMFTERMEKYAVFKNPQNYLLGRKETCEMADRNKEALLEECFGGGSVSVPEMEGVLWLKEDGKKSWKKRYFLLRASGIYYVPKGKAKASRDLVCFLQLHHVNIYYGQDYRSKYKAPSDYCLVLKHPQIQKKSQYIKYLCCDDVRTLQQWVNSIRIAKYGKQLYLNFQEVTRRSDAAYDWSSLSSSSIQSGSSNSSMPESQSNHSSQSDSGVSEMTSSCHARSQSVVSSIFSDAWRRGEMLRIDPISRPIPVQIPSMPQYPPSQPPPSRNSYTGSTSPSEECPPSPPLPGSSPMAAPGMQLKYSTLAHPLPRAQSAGPLPPMAPALPDRPGYNTLPAAYCTPPPPSQTLPAPVFSALTLGFAPPPPPPEEEEELLPPPPSPPSPPSPPHSSLCNAGLQEFLSHKFPHMEYDFSSHQEDSPPPPPPPPPPQLSPPASLQFLPPAPPKSFSGGFPPQTARKPSGPSSLPLAISPLSPLSPLSPTPPSHSHGPMRKQQSFSAGHSPSQPPPTLPKQHSLSSRQLPLSTPASSPSSSSSLSLVAAATSSLVKQIVNQFPGNSPPSSSCSAPLSPPAVKAKPRWGRGGSVALHSPEFPPPPSESDFPPPPLGVGGCSSKPRPPALQRASTVRVDSQEERPKKVDSLVSLFAQTPPPSSSGAGSPSKDSSSCPSSSTPPKPGKLNLATLPLVLQGLQTGQHRQPSPPSPPPQHLHSSPDDFPPPPSDSELFPPPPLHRAEFASPLSRVAVVNPQPQQPSSSSPASSWKQGGSLKKGAGAAPSRRSSGTPLSPPPLSQTPPPSLSSYCPSPVPPTSPKAAAPPGLALQPHFLEDLNRTLKRKSVSRHGVLAAAGLLPVPSKTEPMGTVDDLALLPPPPPELLQSQKRAGHSQTLSRHHTRSQSAKHAHISGYATLRRGPPPAPPKRDQNTKLTGEW